The DNA region GCTTGCCCGACACGACGGCCTTCAATACCGCCGACGTCGACTTTCGTATCGAAGGCGAACACGTGTACTTGAACAAAGTCAACTGCAACGGCGACGCCGTCAGTTTACGGGGACGCGGCGAGATGAATCTCGACCGTTCCATCCGGCTTTCGTTTTACGCCAAATTGGGCCGCGGCGAGGGGCCATTTCCGCTGTTCGACAAGGTGCTCAGCGCAGCCAGCCAGCAAATTATGCAAATCCAAGTACACGGCACACTCGACAATCCCATTACGCAAAGGACCGTGCTTCCCAACGTCGAAGAGGCCATGCGGCTGTTCCAGGCCGATACGGTTATGCCGGCGCCGGTTGTTCCGCGGGGCGTCGGCCGGGCCACCGCCGCACCGCAAACAAGGTAGGGTTGAGTATGAGCATCGGTCCCACGACTTTCGCGGCGAGCCTGGCGGCCACAACGCTGAATCCGGCGCGCGGCGGCGACACCGAACGGGCGCAACACGATGCGGCCGCCAAGGAGCGGCAGATCGAAGGCGATCGCAAGGCCGAGAGCGCCGCCGGCGTCGGCACCACCGAAGGAGATGAAGCCGCCTCCGACCGCGACGCCGACGGCCGCCGCCTGTGGGAGAAACCGCCCCAAGGCAAAGGCGCCGATGACGCCGACGATGAAACGGAACTCCCTCCGGTGAAAGACCTCACCGGGCAAAGCGGCTCGCTGCTCGATCTGACCGGGTAACTTGCAGCGGAGATTACACTTTACGCGGCCGAGAATGAGACATGGGCGGTGGCTGGGGCAGAGCCTGGCCAGGTGGAGGCTGGCACTTCGTTCATCTCGGCGGACAGGCGATGACCCGGTGCGTCCAACCGGGGCATCGCTTGGCCGCCACGCTGTTGAAGGGCGCCAGCCGCTGTCTGGCCAAGCTCTGCCCCAGCCACCGCTTTTGCTGGAGCAAAAATGTCTCATTCTCGGCCGCGTGAAGGAGATATCCTTGACGCCGCCAGACTGCCGAGCTTAGGATGACCACCGGCCAAATTTCGGCAAGTCTGCCGATCGATCGCACATCACGGCGCCCGCGCCTGTAACCACGATCGCGCATGACTTCCCTTTTCCGTGGGCGTCCTCGGTTCGATCTAGCGCGAAGGAGACAGAAAGATGCGATTTGTATTCACGCTCGCGGCCATCGCCGCGATGTCCTATGCCTTGCCATGTCGGGCGGAAGAGCCGGCGGGCGAGACGGCACGCGGCCTGCCGGCCGACGCGAACACGGCCAGCCTGGCCGACCTGATCTCGCCGCTGGTGGCTCGCGAGCTGGCTTTTGAACTTGAGCTTGCCGCGCGGGACGACGACGAGGAGGACGACGACCGTGGCGAGCACCGCGGTCGGCGCGAGCGCGAGCGACGGGCCTCCGACCGCCGCGAGGGCGAGCGGCGTGAGGGTGACCGCCGCGACGAGGGCGAGCATCGCGAGGGGCACGATCGCGGCCCCGGCCCGCATCCGGGCCCCGGTATGCACCACGCGGGCCCCGGTGGCCCGCAGCACCATCCGGGAGCACATGGATTCGGTGGACCCGGCGGGCCGGAACACCATCCAGGCGCGCCAGGCTTCGGAGGTCCCGGCGGGCCGGGTCACCACCCCGGCGGCCCGGTTCCTCCGCCGCCGCACGAGGGTCATCCTCACACGATCATGGTTCACGTCTTTTTGCATCACGATTTTGGCGGAGCGCCGGCGGTCATGATGCGTGGCATGATGGGCGGACGCCAGCGGCAAGGCGAAATGCGCGGTCCTCCACCGCCCCGCCGCGAACCGCGCGGCGAGGATGAAGAAGACGAAGATGACGACCGCGAAGCTGACGAAAACAACCGTGGCGAGTCGGACGAGGATGCCGAGATCGAATCGCTGCGCGACGAGGTGGCCTCGCTGCGAAAAGAACTGGGGGAGCTATCGGGCCTCGTCCGCCAGTTGGTAAGCGAACGGAAGTAGGCCGGCGCTGGTCCCACCCTACGCTTACTGTTCCGGCTTGAACTCCGCGAGCCTATAACCGCTTTCGCCGTTCCAGACGTATAGCACGCCGTCGCGACCGCCGCCGAAGACCAACCGGCCGTCGCTGGTGGCCGCCATTGATGAACTGTCGGAATCCGACAGTTCTGCCCGGCGACTTGCGTCAATAACTGACCAAGGCCAGCCAGGCCACGCCGCCGGCCGTGGTCAACAGAGTCAAGGGCACGCCGACCTTCAGGTATTCGCAGAAGCCGACCTCGATGCCGGACCGGCGGGCACTTTCCACCACGATCAAATTGGCCACCGAGCCGAGCAGCGTCAGATTGCCGGCCAATGTGCTCGACATGGCCAGCGCCAGCCAGGCCTGCTCGCGCTGAGGAATCGCCTCGATCAACGGCTTGAAGAGCAGCACCGCCGGCACGTTCGACACCAGGTTCGACAGTGCCACCGACAGCGCGCTGACCAACACCACGGGCGAACGCCGCAACCCCTGCCATTGGTCCAGGCCCCAGTCGTGAACGACGTTGACCTCGAAAGCGCGCACCACGACGAACAAGCCGGCGAACATCACCAGTAGCGGCCAGTCGACGATGCGGTAAACCTTTTCGGGCCGCGTCCGGTCGACCATCAACAGCCCGGCGGCGGCCAGCGCCACCAGGGCGATCGGCTTGCCGGCGAAAAACAGCACCACCGTGCCCAGCGTGACGACGACGCTCTTGACGAGCAGGTGGCGATGGACGCGAGCACGGCGCGGAGCATCTGGGACACGGATATCCCAGACTTGCCCAAGCTGATTGCGGTAGACCATCGCGACGATCAAGAAAACCAGCACGAGTCCACCAAGGGCGATGGGAAAAAGCCTGACGCAGAACCGCAGGTAGGAGATGCCCGACAGCGAGCCGATGATCATGTTCTGCGGATTTCCCGTGATCGTGGCCACGG from Pirellulales bacterium includes:
- a CDS encoding anion transporter, giving the protein MTTPDSAAPITTAIFALTYLGLAVGKIPGLRIDRAGIALVGAAAMLAAGILDLHQAARAVDYETLVLLFGMMIVVAYLKLSGFFALATELVAQHFSGPKTLLAMTVGLSGVLSAFLVNDVVCVAMTPLVLDLCRRLRRPPLPYLIGLATASNVGSVATITGNPQNMIIGSLSGISYLRFCVRLFPIALGGLVLVFLIVAMVYRNQLGQVWDIRVPDAPRRARVHRHLLVKSVVVTLGTVVLFFAGKPIALVALAAAGLLMVDRTRPEKVYRIVDWPLLVMFAGLFVVVRAFEVNVVHDWGLDQWQGLRRSPVVLVSALSVALSNLVSNVPAVLLFKPLIEAIPQREQAWLALAMSSTLAGNLTLLGSVANLIVVESARRSGIEVGFCEYLKVGVPLTLLTTAGGVAWLALVSY